The Methylomicrobium lacus LW14 genome window below encodes:
- a CDS encoding NAD-dependent epimerase/dehydratase family protein, which translates to MDIKDLNILVTGGCGLIGSTTVDLLLRNYSPASIVIFDNLSRGTLANVEEALKDPRVRLVRDDIRNKEAVHDAVQGMDAVIHMAALRITACAGQPREAMEVMCDGSFNVVEAAQAAKVKKVIAASSASIYGLADHFPTREDHHPYNNRTWYGASKVMLEGLLRSFNEMYGLPYAMLRYFNVYGPRMDIYGKYTEVLIRWMERIAAGRPPLILGDGTQTMDFVYIEDVARSNILALQSDLSDEVFNVASGSETSLNELAAALLKVMGSDLQPEYGPERTVNPVSRRLADTSKAERMLGFKAQIGLEEGLSQLVEWWQMNKKVEVEA; encoded by the coding sequence ATGGACATTAAGGATTTGAATATATTGGTCACAGGCGGCTGCGGTCTGATCGGTTCCACAACCGTTGATTTGTTATTGCGGAATTATTCACCTGCAAGCATCGTCATTTTCGATAATTTAAGCCGAGGTACATTGGCCAATGTTGAAGAAGCTTTGAAAGATCCACGTGTGAGACTGGTACGCGACGATATTAGGAATAAGGAGGCCGTTCATGACGCGGTGCAGGGTATGGATGCGGTGATTCATATGGCAGCCCTTCGCATCACTGCCTGTGCTGGCCAGCCGCGAGAGGCGATGGAGGTCATGTGTGACGGTAGTTTTAATGTAGTAGAGGCTGCACAGGCAGCCAAAGTAAAAAAAGTAATCGCGGCATCCTCGGCGTCGATCTATGGACTGGCCGATCATTTTCCTACCCGTGAAGATCATCATCCTTACAACAACCGCACGTGGTATGGCGCCAGCAAAGTTATGCTGGAAGGGTTGTTGCGTTCGTTCAATGAAATGTACGGGCTGCCTTATGCGATGCTGCGATATTTTAACGTTTATGGCCCCCGCATGGATATTTATGGCAAATATACCGAGGTATTGATCCGCTGGATGGAACGCATCGCTGCCGGTCGGCCGCCACTGATCCTCGGAGATGGAACCCAAACTATGGATTTTGTCTATATTGAAGACGTCGCTCGATCCAATATCTTGGCCCTGCAATCGGACCTGAGCGATGAGGTTTTTAATGTCGCCAGCGGTTCTGAGACCAGTCTCAACGAGTTGGCTGCGGCGTTGCTAAAGGTAATGGGCTCCGATTTGCAGCCGGAATACGGCCCGGAGCGTACGGTGAATCCGGTGTCGCGTCGCCTTGCCGACACCTCCAAGGCCGAGAGAATGCTGGGTTTTAAAGCGCAGATTGGTCTGGAAGAAGGACTTTCGCAGCTGGTTGAGTGGTGGCAAATGAATAAAAAAGTGGAGGTGGAAGCATGA
- a CDS encoding DegT/DnrJ/EryC1/StrS family aminotransferase, with the protein MIPITKPMLGENEAEAARRVILSGWTSQGPEVAAFEKEFAEYVGAPYACAVSSCTTALHLALLAVGVQPGDEVITVSHSYIATANSIRYCGAKPVFVDIDSDTLNIDPKLIESAVTDRTRAILCVHQIGMPCDLAAILEIARRHSLPVVEDAACAIGSEILWHGQWEKIGKPQADVACFSFHPRKVISTGDGGMITTANAEWDAKFRLLRQHGMSVPDTVRHGASQVIFESYPIVGFNFRMTDIQAAVGREQLKRLPDIVKKRRDLAARYKTLLSEMPGLGLPAEPDWARSTWQSFSVRLPKGSDQRQVMQSMLDEGVATRRGIMCSHREEAYPRDTWSCTGRIKGCSCTAEICKCLRHSEESQDQTLILPLFPQMSFEQQDQVVEALHEALRVVMLNE; encoded by the coding sequence ATGATTCCTATTACCAAACCGATGCTGGGCGAAAATGAGGCGGAAGCGGCGCGGCGCGTTATTTTAAGCGGCTGGACCAGCCAGGGGCCGGAAGTTGCGGCGTTCGAAAAGGAGTTTGCGGAGTATGTAGGTGCTCCGTACGCCTGCGCGGTATCCAGTTGCACCACTGCCTTGCATTTGGCGCTGCTTGCGGTCGGCGTACAGCCTGGAGACGAAGTCATCACAGTCAGCCATTCCTATATCGCCACCGCCAACTCGATCCGCTATTGTGGCGCTAAGCCGGTGTTTGTTGATATCGATTCCGATACGCTCAATATCGATCCCAAGCTGATCGAAAGCGCCGTGACTGATCGTACCCGCGCCATTTTATGTGTGCATCAGATCGGAATGCCTTGTGATCTTGCGGCGATCCTGGAAATAGCACGCCGCCATTCACTTCCTGTCGTTGAGGATGCCGCTTGCGCCATCGGCAGCGAAATTCTTTGGCACGGGCAATGGGAGAAAATCGGCAAACCGCAAGCCGATGTGGCGTGCTTTTCGTTTCATCCGCGCAAGGTGATTAGTACCGGCGATGGCGGAATGATCACAACTGCAAACGCGGAATGGGATGCTAAATTCAGGCTATTGCGGCAACATGGCATGAGTGTCCCTGATACTGTGCGCCATGGAGCAAGCCAAGTAATCTTCGAATCCTATCCGATCGTGGGGTTCAATTTTCGCATGACAGATATCCAGGCTGCCGTGGGTAGGGAACAGCTCAAACGGCTTCCAGATATTGTCAAGAAACGGAGAGATTTGGCGGCCCGCTATAAGACACTTCTCTCAGAAATGCCAGGCCTAGGTTTACCGGCGGAACCGGACTGGGCGCGCAGCACCTGGCAAAGCTTTAGCGTTCGTCTACCTAAAGGATCAGACCAGCGGCAGGTTATGCAGTCGATGCTGGATGAAGGTGTGGCGACCCGCCGGGGGATAATGTGCTCACATCGGGAGGAAGCTTATCCTAGGGATACATGGTCCTGCACCGGTAGAATAAAGGGCTGCTCATGTACTGCGGAAATTTGTAAATGCCTTAGGCACAGCGAAGAATCACAGGACCAAACTCTTATCCTCCCATTGTTTCCGCAAATGAGTTTTGAGCAGCAAGATCAGGTAGTAGAAGCGCTTCATGAAGCCTTGCGCGTTGTTATGTTAAATGAATAA